The Glycine max cultivar Williams 82 chromosome 3, Glycine_max_v4.0, whole genome shotgun sequence sequence TTCAACGGTAAAGTAAATTCTCTCAGGCATGGGTCCAGCACAGTCACCTCCACACCAACAAGTCGTCCTTTACCATTCGGACCATCTCTTTCATCCAATTTAGTAATCTCAGCTTCGGTGAGGAATTCACACTTAATTTCATTTATGGGCATTGACAAACGGTTGCTATTCGGCTTCACATCTGAGCAGAAGAGTCTCTTGTGCATGAGAAATTTAAGATCATGACCACTCAACTCAGAGACTCGATTCTTGAATTCTGCAGGCAAATCTGGTGATGGTCTGTTCTGTACCAAGATTATGCTTCTTGGTTTTTTAATCATTGCTGGCGTGACTCTTTCCTCTTTAGGCATCTCTTCAATTTGTCTGCAAGTACATACACAAGAGTCATATGTTTAAACTTTAATACATATAGAATAgcatataaaataaactatataaaTTGGACTACAATTACACACCTTTTTCTGGTCATCATCTGACCAGTATTGTGAGTCTTTGGCTTCGATTCAACACTTGAAAGTAGATTGCTGAAATTCTTTAATTGAATCAACTCTTCTTCGCGATATAACTGGGGTGCATCTTTTGATATTGCCAAATGCAAAATGGAAGGCTTAAATGGTTTGCAAGACATCTTCTCAAGCGACTTCCAATCTGTAATGCTGGCCACCAATTCCTTTAAAGTTTCCAAGTCTTTCATGATGATGAAAGGAATAAAGCTTAATAGTTGAAAACACGAGTCAAGGAGAAAATAGTAGTGAGACGATTGAAcagattttttatgataaaagtaTGGGAGAGTAGTGAGGGTTTTAAAGAGACGAAAAATTTACtggtaaaaattaaacataagatAAGATGaggataaattaatttcaagaataatttgatttttatatcagAGATAAATCTCctatcaaaaaatttattataaaaagatatACTGTTTCAAAATACCAATCATATATTTGATttgacaataatttattttccgaTAGTTTTAGATTCTAATAATTGCTTCAACCTAATTGTGATGCCTTTtttgaacttaaaaaaaaggaattgatctctttatttgtaatttgtacGTCGTGTAGAAAGTGGCAAAACTGAAACGGTGAAAAATACGTAAAATCCAATctaaacctttttttattagataagcTTGAATTGATCTTATAATTAATCAATAACAATTCAAATCTAATGGACTATTTAATTAAcactttattaataaaaaataatataaaatctttacttttcataaaaaaaattaaaaaatattttttaagataatattttttaaaaattataaaaagttatagaatatatagtttcttaaagattaattttatgacTTATATtctaacatttaattaatttatcacacACTAATAAGAGTTGCAGGTTTACAAGGATCGAGGTCTGAGcagatgaaaaaaatgtttacaaaaATGTTTCGTTATTTCAACAATTTTCTCAATAGCATTATTCTTAAAGGGTTATTTATAGAATTCGTTGTAGAAGTATAactaaattcaataaaattatttttgtagaatacagaaaagtataatttaatttcCAAATATTAGTtgataattgttaattttttattagcagataatcaaatttttgacttttttttttcttttatcatccaATCAAccttaaaatatcattattgatgtaatgatattttatttcagTTTAAAAGTATATGtggaaaaacatgaaaacagcacatgataaaaagttatttaagatAGAGTAATTAAGTCATAATTAATATACAAAGTATTACAGAGTATAGCTTATTAACTCAAGTGCGCCGCTAAGGAGTTGTTTTGATAAAAGATGTCCGTAACAAAcaacttattaattttaatattttattaaaagaagttaatagtaaaatttaacataaaatataaaacatgttatcttaaattaattttttaaaaatgacttaaaattaattctaaatttactttttcaattaaaactaaatatattaaaattatctaatttttaaaaaaatttcaacataaAGTGAGGTAAAACCAAACGCGGATGAAACCAGTTTCTTGCAAGGGAATAGCAACTAAAGAATTAAAGAAacgaaagcaaaacaaaattgtgatCTCTGTACAATTGGCCAAAGGTGGAGGCTAGCAATCCTCCTATCTCTACTTAATTCACAACTAATGAAATACAAAGAATCAACGAACGTGATCGAATGTGAGCCGTAAGATCTGATGACCATGGAACAATCAACGCTGCACTTCCAAGTACTTCACCTAATGCTTGTCCAGCCATCCGATTCTGACCAATTCGCCGGCGTCTGAACGGTTACAAGCCGCCGGAGTCTATTCTCCGGCGAACACGACGACCCGAATTCCCACATACGCCACTCATCAGAATCCGGGGAAGACGGAAGCGACGCCGTTAAGGTGGAAGCCCAGTGAGTTAAATCAAAGTGTGTCCTCGGAGACGGTGACGGCGACGGTAACGGCAACGGCTCATTAACTTTCTGAAACGAAACGGTTTCACCGTTGACGAAAGGGTGATTCAAAAGCATCTCAGCGCTCCACCTCTTCATTGGATCCTTAACGAAACACTTCAAAAGAAAATCTTTTCCCTCTTCTGATAACTCTTCTGGAATCTTCGGCAATTCTTCTCCCGCTCCAATTCGAATCAACAACGACCAGATATTCGACCCGCGAACATCCCATGCGGGTTTTCCCGTCACCATCTCCACGACGGCGCAGCCAAGGGCCCATATATCCGCCGGAGATTCATACTCATTGTCGTTCACCGATTCCGGAGACATAAACAGCGGTGTTCCCCTGCACTCCAATTTCCCCGGTTTCTCCCCTTTCTCCTTTGCAAGCCCAAAATCCGCGATTTTAACATCCCCATTCTGGAAAACGAGAATGTTTTGAAGCTTCACATCGCAGTGAACATAACCGTTGTCGTGAATATGTTTTAGACCTTCGACGAGCGACCTCGTACAACGCCGAACGTAAGACTCCGGGAGCCTCCCTCCGTGTTTTTTTACCTGATCAGCGAGAGAACCACCTGCGGcgtattcgaggaaaatgttgtAATACTCTTCTCCGTTTTCTACCGTGTGATCGTCGCCGAAACAGTTAATGACATAAGGGGAAGCTCCAAGGCGATCGAGTATTTCCTTCTCGTTTTTCAGCATAGACGAGGTTTGAACATGGGAGGATTTGACGGCGGTGGAAGAAAGAAACTGAGTGGAAGTGTTTGTCGGTATGGCTATGTTGACGGTGGCGAAACTGCCACTGCCGAGAGACTCTCCGCGAACCCAATTCATGGTTCTGAACAGTGGTATGTATGTACGATGATGTGCGTGTTTCTCTGTTTTGGAcgagaaagaaaacaagagtGATTTCCCCTTATAAAGAAGGAAAGTGTGCGTACCCGCGTGCGGTGTTTGTAgataattcaattcaattcaattcaagtACCAGCAATAAGCGTGGGCGCGGGACTGAATTTGGCGGCAAGGAATATTTGAAACATGTGATAATCAAGGATATTTTCTGCGTAGGATCGGCGTTTACTCTTTGCGCTGTTTTATAGTACACCAGTGCCTTAACGTGTTTATtactttgttttgttgtttggatAGGAAAGTTGTCATCTCAGATACAATTCTTTTCGCCTTTTTCAATGGGATTTGATCGTATATGCAAAATTTATTAGAGATATATAATCGTAACTAACTTATCAATTTGACCGCGCTTTGAAAAGTCATACCAATCATGTTTAAATTAAGATCATATTTGTTTTTGATtgaatattcttttttcttcttcatgacTATATAATTATGTTCTTCATGAAGTCTTCTCGTGTTTGaatattaaatacaatattatataatattttctgcaattttcttttttttttatctttttaatcatctttaaaatattgtacttatcttttatcttaatATGTTTAGAATAATAAGTAGGatgaattatttgataaaattatcaaatattggATAAGATACACAgttttatatgattattttttacctgtaaaaaatatgattcttttttatttatatattgtttttttttttttatctttttcaatgaataatttaaaacattgtaTCTATAGAGAAAATAAACCGTAAAAATAAAGCATATGTTATATTACATCTAGTTACCAAAAATTTGAAACGATACTATGAAATAAATGATTCTGACCGTTCCAATAAGTAATGTACAAACCAAGTTTTACTAGGCTTGAGCTCGACTTGAGTTGAATACCGGCTTGAGCTTGGCTCATTACCTGTCATAAGCTCTTTAAAGGCTCGGTTTAAAAGTCTGGTTTGGCCTACGAGCCTATTTAAAAGTCTGCTTAGAGAAGTCTTtaaccaattaattattttaaaacctagtgaaatactaactaaaaaaagaaacttataaaatttcgtataagtaatgtacaaaatccaaaaataattgataaacaaaatcatattgaattcaaggtattaaaacacaaagtatatcaaaagaaaatgaaaaaaaaagaacataatattaaaaaaatatatggattagagatgatttatcataatatagtcaaataaaaatatttaaattgtctaAAAATGTCTTTACAAAACATTCTTTTCTTTGGAATGGTTGTATTATCCTTTGACAAGCGGGTCGACTCATTTTCATCTCTAACTAtaatgaaagatgaaaaaaatgagataaaactTTATACTCATAGAATAGAATGAGAGTTGTGAgttcttatttataaaagacGGTCGtgtaaataaccttacaaatcaTTACTAATTTTTAGATAATAACTTGTAGATAACTATGACttataaataatgtatatttttctttattatactAACATAAAAGATTTGATGTGTATATTGAAGTGTCACATTACTTACTTATGATACTCATTCTCTAACCCCATCATAGTACATTACATTTTGTCTCTAGCTTGGGGtcaacaaatttgttttatactAACCATGGGCTAGTaatccccaaaaaaaaaaaagaaactaaagatCATACTTGCCATGAGCTAGTCATcccttagaaaagaaaaaacgaaCTAATGAGGTGTAGTATAAATGAAATAACTTGGATGACTCAAGTTTGTTAAGTGGTCAGCACATCTATTACCTCGTGGTAAATATGGTGGAAGTTGATGGTACCCACTCTATTACTTGTACTCTTCTTTATCAAAAAAGTTACTTGTACTCTTCTATGGCATGGACAAAATCAGCACAGTAGAGGAAACTTCTTGGAGCAAGCATTCACTTTCAGTTGAAATGCTACCTAAGAATTTGGCGAAGCAAACTTTTACTAagtttaaaatatactttttccattctaacaaaaaaattactttttctcgttatttcattttctcctttatttattttttctccccACCCAGACGAaaactatataaattatatgtttgTTGTAATATTGTTTTAACATAAAAGTCTATTCGGAGTTATTCCATccaaacttttatattttacttatataatcCTATGACTTAACTAAATGTTgaatcaaataaactaaaataatactgatctttttcaaaatatttattatgcgctccttttttatctttaatactGGAGAATGTATtatgaagttaaaaataattttaatatgaacATAGATATTAATCagagtttttttcttctaaaagaaATCAGAGTTCTTAATATGCTGCAActattacattataaaataggAAGAAAAAGGAACCTAAGTcatgtaatttataattaaaaaacctaaactgttattataaaaatattttattttagatctaaatttttttaaactaaatttagattttctttaaattagttttgatGTTTTAGGCTattcattctttattttattcatttgaatAAATGACTGCTTTATTTAATAacactgcatttttttttgttcttatttcttaATTCCGAGAAAGAGAGTGCAAAGACAAGTGaaaggagacagaaaaagaagTGTTTTCTGCGTGCCGCAACAGCGATCTGCAATCCACACGACGAACACATTCATCTGGAGTGGGAATTAGGAGGCGGTCAATTCGGTGACATGACAAGCCCACTTTTCAGCACCCTATGCTGAACAAATTTGTTTTCGAGCAAATGCCACCTAGTACTTGACACATGACAGTAAACAAAAGAATGATTTTGTCTTTACATTGTGATTTGCcacattgtgatttttttacttcataatCCTCCTATTTAATGTGGCGTTTGGTAttattgaagagaaaaaatgaaagagaaatgcaaaaaaaatattcaaattaaaatacagaaaaatgaaacatgagatttgtatataattttaaatattttttttttcgcaATCAATCACACGTTAAGGAAAATCAATCATTGattaatttagaatttgatTAGGTAGTGTgagtaaaatttaacaaaaaattgtcaataatcaaattcaaatagtaatcactattattttcattatttatttgagaaaaaaaataaggaagagatattttttttaaaaaatactaacaatCATGCTCCGATCGCCACAAAGTTTgacatattttaagaataagatCATTAGTTATTTATGAGTATTCTCTTCTTTCAACTCACTTGAGAGTCTTTTATTAGGATAAAATTATGATGGTCACCACGTACAAAAGTCAACAATATGCCAAATACAAAAATCCTAAGGATGTCAgaagatttgaggtcaaaacAAAACCTTTTCCCCAAAGAGCAATGATTTCTCTCATTATTTTtcgataaaataaaactttttataaccaatttttaaaaataacacataatattatattaaaaaaaataataaactaaatacCATTCCTGCATTTGTGTTAGTTCTGTGAAAATAtgccataaaaaattattcttatatgCATATTTTGAGCATTATTTCAACCAATTTATTCCCATTGGAGAAGtggattttaatttattctaaagAAATCACCAAGTCTTAAAAGATGAGGAGTGATGTTTATAATGAGTTGTGAgagaatttcttttttaaatatatttatcttacaATTACATGTTTCTACCAATAAATTTTGAATGATACAAAATATCAGACATATacataatgtattttaaaaaatcaagagtctaaatcaattaattaggcacAATTTGTTGTAAATCTcatacaataaaaaatgacaagttGAGTAACATATGTGGGAATACCAATATACCTAATCCTATGAGATTTTAGGTTGGATGTAATGTCAATTTCAGTTATATAATATGTTTGTgacacattaataaaaaatttctggGAGCTGAAGACAAGTGTTGTGTTTTAGTCCCATGTTATTTCCTAACAAGTCATTCCAAGCAAGCAGATATGTCCCACACCCCAAACATTTTAAGTTACAAAAGCAGAACAATGGCATACCAATTGAACAACACCTTCATCTGTGATGCCAGTCAACCCCCACAATGATATAGATGTGAGATTGCTGATACAGTTAGCAAAAGATATTCTAAGAAGTCCAGCATCAGTTATTTGGCCACCCCAACGGCTCCTCGGTCTGCAGATACAAAAGACAATAAATGTTGTTCATCTTAGATCTACATTCTTGACATCATGACAACTCGGCAGCCTATAACTGGTGATAAACTATCAAACTCAACTATTGCTTTTATCAGGTGAAAAATTTTAAGTATCAAAGTCAATGGCACACCTAACATACATAATCTAATCTTTTTAATCACTATTTGCAATTGTACGAAACATCCCTCACTCCTATTCAATATAGGCATCTCCATATCAGAAAACTtaatacaaaagagaaaataaagtaaaatgactACTGTTCTATTACCCTAACCCTCCCACAATGCCACCACATATATGGAGAAAAAAGGTTAGAGATATGGCTTAAGGCAAATGGTGCGgattcaaataaaacacaaaTACGGCTTTTACTCAAGAGTTCAAAAATCTAGCAGAATCCCATTTCTCTTATTACCATTTTACGTATTTACACAATTCAGTTGCAATTTATATCACTAAACAGTCACAGTGAAAGCCTATGCTTTCAAACAAAGCATCATGTTATCCATCTATCCCTAAATAAGCATGTTATCAACCTTCTCCAAATACTACCAGTCACCAGAGGTAATTGCCAATTCAACTCCTCGtacaatcaaaatttataaacttaatCACAATCCATCTCCAAAGCTCAGGAAATCAATACAGAAAGTTTACtttgatgtttaaaaaagaCCATCAACATCAAAGGGAAGATATCGGAAACATTTTACCATCCTTATAGAACAGAAAGGAATTGAGggtctgaaaaagaaaaaagaaagaaagaaagaaatgaatataatatatatatatatatatatatatatatatatatatgcatatgttagaacaaaggagaatgtggatgaaagtttgacaaaaaaagaaagaaaaaaaaaaggcttcaagTCCCATATCGCTCttgataaacacttgaatagtgtttcactccctatatatagagagctcttttcttcttttttccttgtcCCAATTGAGAAGcgtttcctcaacttttctttctccctcccatatttcaaccgatgcatttccggcaaacttctccctctttctttctgtcgctctaaaattTCGATTGactataatagtgacttttcaagtcatatttttcggttgactataagagtgactttttaagtcatatttttggtcgactataatagtgacttttcaattcatattttcaggtggctttagagtgacttttcaagtcatacaagaaggtgtaattctagaaaggtTCCCCCAGTAtagtgggaatcttatacagtgatctgagctgttttatcctggggacttcgtggttgatagtctgcttgcacaatttttggcagtACCACAAAATGTCTTAAAGAAAGCCACATTGTTCGCGACTCAGCctgtaatttttttggtttgccataaattatttttacaacaattttaagacgatttCGGCTCTGCTATGGTTATCGTAGATATTACTGGCTCGAACAACAATGACCTCAACAAACCTTTTAGGTTTGGAGGGTATCATTTCAAACGttggcaacaaaagatgatgttttcTATGAGAAAAGTTGCCTATGTTTTGAACACTGATATTCCAGTGATGCCTAAAGATGCTGAAAAGGAagtgaatgataaaatgaatatgGAATTAGCTCTTTGGAATTAAAATGATTACCTatgcaagaatttcattctaaatgggttagctgatgatctctattattattatagccCATATAAGTCTGCCAAATTAGTTTGGCTGGCTCTGGAAGAAAAGTATGATACTGAGGAAGCTGGGACTAAAAAGTATGTTGTTAGCCGCTACCTCAAGTATCAAATGACTGTTGATAAATCAGTAGAGTCTCAATCCCATGAGATACAGAAAATTGCTCAAGAGTCATACATAGCTGTGATAATTGAGATCAATATGATTGGAGGATCAAATGGATGGTGGGTAGACACTGGCGGCTCCCGCCATGTCTGCTATGATCGTGCtatgtttaaaacatacacgaatgttgaaaataagaaagtgttgCTGGGTGATTCCCACATCACTACTATTGCTGGAATTGGAGATGTTGAACTGAAGCTTACCTCTGGAAAGACTTTGATTCTCAAAGATGTGATGCATACTCCAGAGATGAGAAAGAATCTGGTTTctggttttcttttaaacaaggCTGGGTTTACTCAGACCATAGGTGCagatttatttactttgaccaaGAATGAGGTATTTATAGGGAAAGGGTACGCCACTGATGGCATGTTCAAATTGAATCttgatattaataaagtttctccttctgcttacatgttgtgtaattttaatatCTAGCATTCTAGACTTTGTCATATAAATAGTTGTTGCATATCTAACATGAGTAACTTAGGTTTTATTCCAAAGCTATCTTCAAATcactttgaaaaatgtgttttttttttcttgcagtcaatctaaaataactaagaaatcacataaatcagtagttaaagaatctgagccattggatttaatacattctgatatatgtgaatttgatggaacattgaccagaaatggaaaacgatattttattacttttattgatgactgctctgattatacatatgtatatcttatgaaaaataaaagtgaagtgcttgacatgtttaagttatatgtaatagaaattgaaaatcaattcaataaaaaaattaagaaacttcgAAGTGATAGAGGCACAGAGTATGATTCCAGTttgtttaatgagttttataatttgcatgGAATCATACATGAGACGACTGCTTCATATTCACCTGAAATGAACAGTAAAGCTGAAAGAAAGAACAGAACTTTTACAGAATTAGTTGTAGCTACTATGTTGAGTTATAGTGCAACATCTTTTTAGTGGGGCGAAATTTTATTAACTATTTGTTATGTGCTAAATAGAATCCTCAAATCAAAAAGCAAGACATCTCTCTATGagatattaaagaaaagacaacCAAATTTGTCTTATTTGAGAACTTGGGGATGTCTGGCCTATGTAAGGATCCCAAACCCCAAGAGGGTTAAACTTGCAAGTAGAGCCTATGAATGTGTGTTCATTGGTTATGCTATTAATAGCAAAGCGTATAGGTTTTATGACCTAAATGCAAAAGTGATCATAGAGTCAAATGATgctgatttttatgaaaataaatttccttttaaattaaggaATAGTGGGGGTACTTCATCCAGTTATCTTCCtgctattagtagtgaaaatcttgCACAACCAGAACCAGATATAGAGCCTCGAAGAGGTAAAGAGCAAAAAATGGCCTATACATTAGATGAGGATCCATCAAACCTTCAAGAagctttgtcttctttggaTGCTGACTTGTGGCAAGAAGCCATTAATGATGAGATTGATTCTTTAGAATCTAATAAGACCTGACATTTAGTAGACTTGCCTCCTGGTTGCAAaccaattggttgtaaatggatcttgaaaaagaaactaaaacctgATGGTACTGTGGATAAATACAAGGCTCGCCTTGTAGCCTTGTAGCCAAGGGTTTTAGGCAAAGAGAGAATGTGGATTTCTTCAACACCTTTTCACCAGTTACTAGAATAACATTCGGGGTGCTAATATCTCTTATTGCTATTCACAGTCTAGTGGTacaccaaatggatgttaaaactgcttttttaaatggtgaattggaagaggaaatctaTATGGAGCAACATGAAGGGTTTGTGattcatggacaagaagataaagtctgcaagttagataaatctttgtatggtctaaaacaagcacctaagcAGTGACATGAAAAGTTTGATAACTTAATAGTCTCGAATGGGTTTAAGGTGAATGAAAGTGACAAATGCATTTACTACAAATctgtaaataatatttgcactataatatgtgtatatgtcgatgaccttctcatatttggttcaaatattcatgtagtgaacgatgtgaaatcattgttgtgtaacaactttgatatgaaagacctcggagaaacaagtgtaatccttggtattaagattactaggtcaaaagagggaatttctctggatcaatctcactacattgagaagatcttaaagaaatatgattaCTTTGACTGTAAACCTACTAGTACACCATATGATCCAAGTGTAAAACTGTTTAAGAACACTGGTGAAGGTATACGACAAACTGAGTACGCAAGTATCATTGGCAGCCTTAGGTATGCCACTGATTGTACTAGACCCGACACAACCTATGTTGTGGGATTATTATGCAGGTTTACCAGTAGACCTAGTATGGAGCACTGGCACACTATTGAAAGGGTAATGAGGTAccttaaaagaaccataaaccttggattacattataaaagaTTTCCCACTGTACTTGAAGGATATAGCGATGCAGATTGGAACACTCTTTCAGATGATTCCAAAGCAACCAACGACTATATATTTAGCATAACTGGTGGGGTTGTttcttggaagtcaaagaaaCAAACTATCTTAGCTCAGTCCACTATGGAATATGAGATGATAGCACTAGCAACTACTAGTGAGGAAGCAAGTTGGCTAAGAAGCTTACTTGCAGAGATTCTGTTATGGGAAAGACCGATACCAGTTGTGTTGATCCATTGCGATAATACCGCGGCTattgcaaaaattgagaacCATTATTACAATGGTAAGAAACGACAGATACGTCGTAAGCACAACATTGTTAGAGAATTACTCTCAACAGGAGCTGTTAGAGTGGATCACGTACGCACTGATGATAATTTAGCAGATCCTTTGACGAAAAGATTAGCTAGAGAGAAAGTCCATAACACTTCTAAAAGAATGGGACTATTGCCCTTACTGCGATGATCATTCATTATGGTAAACCGACCTAAATGACTGGAGATCCCAAGAACTAGGTTCAATGGGTAATAACAAGTTATgaagtgatatgagatgaacatgTTGTTATAAGTGAAAGCAACATGATTCTTgaagtaacaagaggatgagttatgaaaaaaaaaattcataattcttaatgagatctatactctatgttgagtggagtacctaggctacatgagtactcttgatagactcacctatgtgaatgttgaagtgggggccgcttcatatgaaattttgggcaaACATTTCTAGAGCGTTCACTATAT is a genomic window containing:
- the LOC102666575 gene encoding B3 domain-containing protein At5g24050, which produces MKDLETLKELVASITDWKSLEKMSCKPFKPSILHLAISKDAPQLYREEELIQLKNFSNLLSSVESKPKTHNTGQMMTRKRQIEEMPKEERVTPAMIKKPRSIILVQNRPSPDLPAEFKNRVSELSGHDLKFLMHKRLFCSDVKPNSNRLSMPINEIKCEFLTEAEITKLDERDGPNGKGRLVGVEVTVLDPCLREFTLPLKKWSMQRTDTYNLVTNWNSIVSTNKFEEDQELQIWSFRVGNKLYLILNKL
- the LOC100782937 gene encoding mitogen-activated protein kinase kinase kinase 20, producing MNWVRGESLGSGSFATVNIAIPTNTSTQFLSSTAVKSSHVQTSSMLKNEKEILDRLGASPYVINCFGDDHTVENGEEYYNIFLEYAAGGSLADQVKKHGGRLPESYVRRCTRSLVEGLKHIHDNGYVHCDVKLQNILVFQNGDVKIADFGLAKEKGEKPGKLECRGTPLFMSPESVNDNEYESPADIWALGCAVVEMVTGKPAWDVRGSNIWSLLIRIGAGEELPKIPEELSEEGKDFLLKCFVKDPMKRWSAEMLLNHPFVNGETVSFQKVNEPLPLPSPSPSPRTHFDLTHWASTLTASLPSSPDSDEWRMWEFGSSCSPENRLRRLVTVQTPANWSESDGWTSIR